The Vitis riparia cultivar Riparia Gloire de Montpellier isolate 1030 chromosome 10, EGFV_Vit.rip_1.0, whole genome shotgun sequence genome includes a region encoding these proteins:
- the LOC117924377 gene encoding protein DETOXIFICATION 40-like, whose translation MGSQDDQLHTPILESMQRSSSTGSTFESSSELEKVLSDLQLPWLRRLRKATWIELKLLFRLAAPAVLVYLINNAMSLSTRVFAGHLGNLELAAASLGNSGIQLFAYGLMLGMGSAVETLCGQAYGANRSEMLGIYLQRATVVLTATGFPLTVIYVFAKPILLLLGESSAVASAAAVFVYGLIPQIFAYAVNFPIQKFLQAQSIVAPSAIISAATLAVHLLLSWVAVYKLGMGLIGASLVLSLSWWIIVGAQFVYILISDRCKYTWTGFSLQAFSGLWEFLKLSAASAVMLCLETWYFQMLVLIAGLLKNPELALDSLSICMAISGLLFMVSVGFNAAASVRVSNELGAGNPKSAAFSVVLVNLVSFIIAVIEAIVVLSLRHVISYAFTGGATVAKEVSDLCPFLAVTLILNGVQPVLSGVAVGCGWQAFVAYVNVGCYYVVGIPLGCVLGFKFDLGAKGIWSGMIGGTVMQTLILVWVTYRTDWSKEVEKAKQRLDKWEDKEDQPLLKD comes from the exons ATGGGTTCACAAGATGATCAACTGCACACGCCAATTCTGGAGTCCATGCAACGGAGTTCATCTACAGGAAGTACTTTTGAGTCGAGCTCCGAGCTTGAGAAGGTGCTGTCAGACTTGCAGTTGCCCTGGCTCCGGCGGCTCCGCAAGGCTACCTGGATTGAACTGAAGCTCCTCTTCCGCCTCGCCGCCCCGGCGGTCCTTGTGTACTTGATCAACAACGCCATGTCGCTCTCCACCCGAGTCTTCGCCGGCCACCTCGGCAACCTTGAGCTCGCCGCCGCCTCCCTTGGCAACAGCGGCATCCAACTCTTCGCATATGGCCTCATG CTTGGCATGGGAAGCGCAGTGGAGACGCTATGTGGGCAAGCATATGGAGCTAACAGGTCTGAGATGTTGGGAATATACCTCCAAAGAGCAACGGTGGTGCTCACAGCAACTGGGTTCCCTCTCACAGTGATCTACGTCTTTGCAAAGCCCATCTTGCTCTTACTGGGGGAATCATCCGCGGTGGCATCGGCGGCGGCAGTCTTCGTCTACGGTCTCATCCCACAAATCTTCGCATACGCAGTGAACTTCCCAATCCAAAAATTCCTTCAAGCACAAAGCATCGTGGCCCCAAGTGCCATCATATCAGCAGCCACACTTGCTGTTCACCTTCTGTTGAGTTGGGTGGCTGTGTATAAATTGGGAATGGGGTTGATAGGTGCTTCACTGGTGTTGAGTTTGTCATGGTGGATCATAGTAGGGGCCCAGTTTGTGTACATTTTAATAAGCGACCGGTGCAAATATACTTGGACCGGGTTCAGCCTTCAGGCATTTTCGGGGCTGTGGGAGTTCTTGAAACTGTCGGCAGCCTCCGCCGTGATGCTCTGCCTGGAGACTTGGTACTTTCAGATGCTGGTTTTGATTGCTGGGCTGCTCAAGAACCCTGAACTCGCCTTGGATTCTCTCTCCATCTG CATGGCAATAAGTGGATTGTTGTTCATGGTATCAGTTGGGTTCAATGCAGCTGCAAG TGTGAGGGTCAGCAATGAGCTAGGTGCAGGGAATCCCAAATCGGCAGCATTTTCTGTTGTTCTGGTGAATTTGGTTTCGTTTATAATTGCTGTGATAGAAGCTATTGTTGTGCTATCACTGCGCCATGTCATCAGCTATGCCTTCACTGGTGGTGCAACCGTGGCCAAAGAGGTCTCAGACCTCTGTCCATTCTTGGCCGTCACTCTTATCCTCAATGGGGTCCAACCAGTATTGTCTG ggGTGGCTGTTGGGTGTGGATGGCAAGCGTTTGTCGCATACGTCAATGTTGGATGTTATTACGTGGTTGGAATTCCTCTGGGTTGTGTTCTTGGCTTTAAGTTCGACTTAGGTGCTAAG GGAATATGGTCTGGGATGATAGGAGGAACAGTGATGCAGACCCTCATTTTAGTGTGGGTAACATATAGAACAGACTGGAGTAAAGAG GTGGAGAAAGCCAAGCAGCGTTTGGACAAATGGGAAGACAAGGAGGATCAGCCCCTTTTAAAGGACTAA